A genomic stretch from Mastacembelus armatus chromosome 7, fMasArm1.2, whole genome shotgun sequence includes:
- the npbwr2b gene encoding neuropeptides B/W receptor type 2b, whose product MENTSIPSSAPSVCNDSVDFYSLTSGNHTDLNCTPPSEFYFYADLYIILPVIYSVICAVGLTGNTAVIYVILKAPKMKTVTNMFILNLAIADDLFTLVLPINIAEHLLHYWPFGEVLCKVILSIDHYNIFSSIYFLTVMSIDRYLVVLATVRSKRMPYRTYRAAKIISLCVWILVILIVMPFTIFAGVYINPNDGRKSCVLSFPSPESLWFKASRIYTLILGFAIPVSTICILYTMMLYKLRNMRLNSNAKALDKAKKKVTIMVFIVLAVCLFCWTPFHLSTIVALTTDLRTTPLLIGISYFITSLSYANSCLNPFLYAFLDDSFRKAFKKILECRSA is encoded by the coding sequence atggagAACACATCCATCCCCAGCAGTGCACCGTCGGTCTGCAATGACTCTGTGGACTTCTATTCTCTCACATCAGGAAACCACACTGACCTGAACTGCACTCCTCCCTCTGAGTTTTACTTCTATGCTGACCTTTACATTATTTTACCAGTGATCTACTCTGTGATATGTGCAGTGGGACTGACAGGCAACACAGCTGTCATCTATGTGATCCTCAAAGCCCCCAAGATGAAAACAGTAACTAATATGTTCATCTTGAACCTGGCCATTGCAGATGATTTGTTCACTTTGGTGTTGCCAATCAACATAGCTGAACATTTGTTGCACTACTGGCCTTTTGGTGAGGTTTTGTGCAAAGTCATCCTTAGCATAGATCACTATAACATATTTTCCAGTATCTATTTCTTAACAGTTATGAGCATTGACCGCTACTTGGTTGTCCTGGCCACAGTGAGGTCCAAGCGCATGCCATATCGCACCTACAGAGCAGCAAAAATCATCTCATTATGTGTCTGGATCCTTGTTATCCTCATTGTTATGCCTTTTACCATTTTTGCTGGTGTTTACATAAACCCAAATGATGGTAGGAAGAGCTGCGTGCTCAGCTTTCCCAGCCCTGAAAGTTTGTGGTTCAAAGCGAGCCGAATCTACACTCTGATCCTGGGCTTTGCCATTCCGGTCTCAACCATCTGTATCTTGTATACCATGATGCTTTACAAGCTGAGGAACATGCGACTCAACAGTAATGCCAAGGCACTGGACAAGGCCAAGAAGAAAGTCACCATCATGGTGTTCATCGTCTTGGCTGTCTGTTTGTTCTGCTGGACACCATTCCACCTAAGCACCATTGTTGCTCTCACGACGGATCTCAGGACCACGCCACTGCTAATTGGCATCTCCTACTTCATAACCAGCCTGAGCTACGCTAACTCCTGCCTCAACCCATTCCTCTATGCCTTCCTAGATGACAGCTTCAGGAAAGCCTTCAAGAAGATCTTAGAATGTAGATCAGCCTAA